A segment of the Maylandia zebra isolate NMK-2024a linkage group LG2, Mzebra_GT3a, whole genome shotgun sequence genome:
TGAAGTTAGGCAGTGAAAATCCTCCTCTCTTTGCACATGCTTGCATTTTCTtaattcttttgttctttttttaatgtgacatGGTGCATGTAAATTTACCAGGCTTTAAATGCCTATATGTTTTCTATCACTTCTGTATTTACATAAACGGTTCATTTATTACTGAGTGATAGAGGTTCGTGGCACTATGCTAATATGCTACTTTTGACTGCTGAATAACGTTTCAGTGACATTTTATGATCTACGCTGATTGCCATGGTGACTGAGCCTTAAACGTTGACTTTTTGTAGCAGTTGTCATTTTGTTGTAATGTTCAGTGACTGTGCTTGAATGTGGTGAAAACTCGCTGTCCGTGGTGTTAGACGGTACGTTGCCTGTTTAGGACGTAtggatgttgtgttttcatacactaaaagacaaaacattttcctttcattcttttaaaaaaatcatattaaTACAGAATAACTATTTCTGGAATTCGAATCAAAGTAATCATTTACGTTGAATTTTCATAATGTTACAGATGTTCCTTTAGTCACGGAAATAGCGAGTTTTTTATCAACCAGATTTCTCGCTTACAATCGAAAtaatatatgttttatttctATACTGAACTTCAATATTCACAATTTTTAACAGGAATTTAGTActctttattgtgttttgttatCAGTCTATCACCACATGATGTCGCAGGAGACCATAGACCTAAATGTATTTGTGTAGTTAAAACTCCTCCCTGCACgggaaaaaatgaaatactCATCGGCCATTGCACACCCGCGGAAGGTGCTGTGACGATGAGAGCAGGACCTCCTTATGTCATTTATCGCTTCGGGTGTATCTCGAATGAGGATTAATGTCCACTTGTGTTCACTTCTTTTTGTGGATCAACAATGTATATTCTACCAAAGGAGGAACACGTCTGGATTCgcattgttgtgtttctttgtctttggcACTGGGCTGCTTCGCAGTTAGCCTACTCGATTTCCGAGGAGGTGAACAAAGGCACAGTGGTGGGGAATCTCGCAAAGGATTTAAACATCAATGTACAGGAACTAGAAAACAGGGATCTACGTGTGGTTTCCAGTTACAGTAAGACATATCTTAACGTTAACTTACGGAGTGGGAATCTCTTAGTTGAGGAGCGGATAGACCGAGAGGAGCTTTGTCCACTGACTATAAAATGCTCCTTAAAATTACAAGCTTTTCTAAGCAATCCAATGACTGCACATCGCGTAGAGGTTAATATATTAGATGTAAACGACAATTCACCTGCATTTCTTGAAAGCAGGTATTACTTAAATATTTCTGAATCATCGTTAACGGGAGAGCGATATTTTCTCCCTGTGGCCGTGGATGCAGACATAGGAAGCAACTCAGTGAAGACCTACAAGCTCAGTCAAAATGAGCATTTCTCACTTGATGTGCAGAGCGGCGGAGAGCACGGTGTGTCTGCTGAGCTGGTGCTGCAAAAAGCTTTGGACCGAGAAAAACAGTCAGTAATCAATCTAATACTGACCGCTGTAGATGGAGGAAAACCTCCAAGAACGGGATCGTTACAAATACATGTGAATGTAATCGATGTAAATGATAATATTCCCGCGTTTAGCAAACTGCTTTATAAAGTGCGTGTCAAAGAAAATGTCACTCCCGGAACACTTGTTATCAAGTTAAATGCCACAGATTTAGATGAAGGCATGAACAGTAAAATCTTATATTCCTTCATCAAACGAGGGAATATTGATCCATCAAATATTTTTGATCTCAATTCAGAAACAGGAGAAATCACAGTGAAGGGTGGATTGGATTATGAGGAGACGCCTGCTTATGAAGTCAGAGTACAAGCAACGGACCAGGGTACCGTTCCTCGTAGTGCACAAGCTAAATTACTGATAGAGATAATTGATATGAATGATAATCCCCCACAAATATCAGTGACGTCACTAATGACACCGGTAAAAGAAGACGCTGAACTGGGGACTATTGTTGCTTTTATTACAGTAAGTGATAAAGAtggagggaagaatggtgtaaCCAGCTGTAAGGTAGTTGGATCTGTTCCGTTTAATCTCAAGTCCAACTACAAAAATGATTATTCTTTAGTTGTAGATGGACCGCTGGACAGAGAAACCACTTCTGTTTATAATGTCACCATTACAGCCACAGATGAAGGAGCTCCACCTCTGTCCAGTAACAAAGTCATTACTGTTCATGTTTCTGATGTTAATGATAATCCACCCCGATTTACGGAGCCTGTTATTAATGTGTATGTCAAAGAAAACAGTCCAACGGGCTCAGTAATTTATACAGTAAATGCCTTCGATGCTGATCTAGATGTTAATGCAAAGGTGACTTACACACTGTTAGATAGTTCTCTTAAAAACATTCCAGTTTCatctattttaaatataaactcCGAGACAGGAGATATAGTCAGCATGCAGTCTTTTAATTATGAGGAGTTAAAAACTTTCCACTTTAAAGTTCAGGCCACAGACTCTGGTGTTCCTCCGCTCAGCAGCAACGTCACTGTAAACGTTTTAATCTTGGATGAAAATGATAATAATCCAACAATTCTTGCTCCATATTCTGAGCACGATGCCGTTAATAGTGAGAACATCCCCTATTCTGCTGAAGCGGGATACTTTGTGGCAAAGATCAGGGCTGTAGACGCAGACTCTGGATACAATGCGCTGCTTTCTTATCACCTGTCTGAGCCCAAAGGAAACAACCTGTTCAGGATCGGAACCAGCACCGGGGAGATCAGGACTAAGAGGAGAATGAGTGACAATGACCTCAAAACTCACCCCTTGGTGGTCTTGGTCTCTGATAACGGAGAACCCTCCCTGTCAGCTACTGTGTCTATTGATGTGGTGGTGGTTGAAAGCACGGCTGAAATCCAGACTCAGTTCAGACATGTGCCTGTAAAGGAGGACAGCTTCTCGGATTTGAACCTGTACCTGCTGATTGCCATTGTGTCGGTGTCCGTCATCTTGATGCTCAGCCTCATCACTTTAATAGCAGTCAGATGCCATAGGACAGACGGCACTTTCAGCAGGTACAGCGCCCCCATGATCACCACCCACCCTGACGGGAGCTGGTCTTACTCTAAAGCTACTCAGCAGTATGACGTGTGTTTCAGCTCAGACACGCTCAAGAGTGACGTAGTGGTTTTCCCCGCCCCGTTTCCACCTGTAGATGGAGAACTGATCAGTATTAACGAAGGAGACACTTTTACAAGAACTCAGACATTACCCAACAAAGAGAAGGTGAGTTGATTTTAGTCTTTTAGTCCATACTACAGATTTTCACACAAACAAATGGACACATTCCTTGTCTAATTTCCTTTTAAAACGTCCTATCTGTAGTATGTGTAAAATTAGTCTCTATTCTTGaacttctattctattcttgAAAAAATGAACTGTCAGAAATTACAATGGTAACTAAAGATTcctaactaaaaactaaaaaagttTCCTGGATGACAATACcctagtttcttttttttttttgttaacgaAAACTGACATAAATCAACCAGAGCTCCGTCTTGGGTTTTTAAGCAGTGTAACAGTTAAACTTGCTTGATGttaagatttttcttttgttttattctatgtACAATAATCTCGCCCTGTTTTATTTAGTGAAATTGGAGGAATTAATGGTAATTCTTCACATTTCTTCTATATCTTAACAGAGTTATTCATTATGTGTTGTCAGCCTGTTTAAAGGGTCTCTTTGGTCAGTAAAACTGCATCTGATAATAAAACATACTGGTTGTGCTCCTCTATTTTTAAACCATAGTCATATCTAATTTGTAACGCATGGGGTCGGTATTGACCACATGTTTAAGAAAGCTGGGATTTTTCAGTCTCCTCCTTTACGTATGAAGCGTCAGCAGGGTGGCAGTGCTTTGTGCGAAGGACAGGAATGGcgataaaaagcagaaaaccaGAGAGGATAAATTTTTACACGTTGGCTGGTTCTTTGGTGTTTTGTAGATGAAAATAATTTGAATTGCGTCTCCGTCTTTGAAAACAGCGATGGGAAGTATAAGGAATAATGAAATTCTGTGTTTGCCGATCGTCCTGCTTTTATCTGGCTGGTCTGTGGCTCAGATATCGTACTCTGTTTCTGAAGAGGTGGACAAAGGGACTGTGACTGGAAACCTCGCAAAGGATTTAAACGTCAATGTTCGAGACCTGCAAACGAGGAATCTAAATGTTGTGTCTGGATACAGTAAGAGATATTTCGAGGCTAATTTTAAAACAGGGGAtctttatgttaatgagagaaTAGACCGCGAGGAGCTCTGTCCAAACGTGATAAAATGCACACTAAACTTGGAGGTTATACTGAGCAATCCTATGGTGCTCCGACGCATCGAAGTCACGATTGCTGATTTAAATGACAACGCGCCGGCCTTCGTAGAGAAATCATTTTCACTGAACATTTCTGAATCTTCACCCGCGGGCGAGCATTTCTTGCTTCCGCTGGCTCTTGATGCAGACACAGGCAGTAATTCGGTAAAGACTTACAGGCTGAGTGCAAATGAATACTTCTCTCTAGATATACAAGGAGGCGGAGAACACACTGCATCCGCTGAACTAGTGCAGCAGAAGGCTTTGGATCGAGAGAAACAAGCCGTCGTTAAACTAACACTGACCGCTGTAGATGGAGGCAAACCTCCTAACACCGGAAGCGTACAAATTATAGTCCATGTTCTGGATGCAAATGACAACACACCAATGTTTAGCAAAACACTTTATAAAGCACGTGTAAATGAAAATGCTCCAGCCGGATCATTAGTAATTCAACTCAATGCCACAGACTTAGACGAAGGGGACAACGGGAGAGTAATTTACACTTTTGTCAAACGTGCAAACTTCGATCcagctgatttgttttttataaatgcCGAAACTGGTGAAATCACAGTTAAGGGTCATTTGGATTATGAAGCACAGTCAGCATATGATATTCATGTGCAAGCAACAGACAGAGGTCCGTCACCTCGAAGAGCAAATGGGAAGCTATTGGTTGAGATAGTTGATGTAAATGACAATGCCCCAGAAATTGTGGTGACGTCACTCATGAACCCTGTCAGAGAAGATACTGCAATAGGAAGCGTTGTCGCTTTGGTGACAGTGACTGATAAAGATGGAGGGAAAAACGGTCAGACTCGCGGTAAACTTGCTGGTTCCACACCTTTTAAGTTGATTTCAAATTACAAAAACTATTACTCTTTAGTTGTAGACAGAACTCTTGATAGAGAGCAGCGGCCTGTTTACAACGTCACAATTATAGCTAACGATGAAGGTACCCCGTCTTTATCGGCCTCCAGTGTTGTTAATGTTGATATTTCTGATGTCAATGATAATGCGCCTGGTTTCGCTGAACCTGCAATTAATAtttatgtaaaagaaaataGACCAGTTGGTGCTCGGCTCTATACTATCAATGCAGTCGATCCCGACATAAATGAAAACGCTAAAGTAACGTATTCGCTAGAAGGCGATTCAAACAGTATCCCAGTAAATTTATTTGTAAGCATCAATTCAGAAACAGGAGATTTAATCAGCCTGCAGTCTTTTAACTATGAGGAGTTAAAAACTTTCCACTTTAAAGTTCAGGCCACAGACTCTGGTGTTCCTCCACTCAGCAGCAACGTGACTGTCAACGTTTTTATCCTGGATGAAAATGATAATAATCCAACAATTCTCGCTCCTTACTCTGAGCATGGCTCCGTTAACAGTGAGAACATCCCCTATTCTGCTGAAGCGGGATACTTTGTGGCAAAGATCAGGGCTGTAGACGCAGACTCTGGATACAATGCGCTGCTTTCTTATCACCTCTCTGAGCCCAAAGGAAACAACCTGTTCAGGATCGGAACCAGCACCGGGGAGATCAGGACTAAGAGGAGAATGAGTGACAATGACCTTAAAACTCACCCCTTGGTGGTCTTGGTCTCTGATAACGGAGAACCCTCCCTGTCAGCTACTGTGTCTATTGATGTGGTGGTGGTTGAAAGCACGGCTGAAATCCAGACTCAGTTCAGACATGTGCCTGTAAAGGAGGACAGCTTCTCGGATTTGAACCTGTACCTGCTGATCGCCATTGTGTCGGTGTCCGTCATCTTTCTGCTCAGCCTCATCACTTTAATAGCAGTCAGATGCCACAGGACAGACGGCACTTTCAGCAGGTACAGCGCCCCCATGATCACCACCCACCCTGACGGGAGCTGGTCTTACTCTAAAGCTACTCAGCAGTATGACGTGTGTTTCAGCTCAGACACACTCAAGAGTGACGTAGTGGTCTTCCCCGCCCCGTTTCCACCTGTAGATGGAGAACTGATCAGTATTAACGGAGGAGACACTTTTACCAGAACTCAAACTTTACCTACCAAAGAGAAGGTGAGTTCACCATAACCTTAGACTGGGTTTGGTCTTTGATTTAATCGTAATacggcaaatttatttgtatagcactttttagCACACAGCTTATGAAACGGTTACTGAATGGTACTTAAAGCCAGGATTGAGTCGAGCTCCTAAATGACTTAGTACTGAGTACGCTGTCTATGGTGCTGAACTGACCATCGACCATCATTTCTTTGCCAACCGTTTGTTATTGTTTGTTATAAAAAGTTGAACAATATGTTGTGAATTTTACATTCATATTTTCTACTGCTTTGTCTACTTTTACAAAATATACCGTTTCAAAGATCCAATTACGACACATGTACTAATATTTCTTATGCTTGGTAAATATCATACATATCTGGACCAAACAAACAGTTGGTGTCGCTCGAGGCCATAAATTTATTTATGGgtcagggttttgttttttttttgttgggttttttttcccccagactCCTCCTCTCCCTGCGAGTCTGCCGTAGTCCACTAGTGCTTtgtcaaaaacagaaaaattgccACAAGACGGAAACGGCTTTCTCTGTTAGTCACCTCTGAAGTGGATATGTTCCGAAATTATTATTTCGTTCATTGTGTGGCAGCGACGAGGCGTGGAGGACAAAGACTCACAATGTGGATAAAAATCATAGCTTTGCTCTGTTTGTGTGACGCGTCTGCAGCGCAGCTCTCGTTCTCCGTTGCCGAGGAGGTTGACAAAGGAACGGTGGTTGGAAATATCGCAAAGGATTTACACATTAACGTTAACGAGCTGGAAAAACGGGACTTACGAATTGTATCTGGGAACTCAAATAAACATTTTGACGTGGATTTAAAAACTGGTGCTCTGTATGTTTGCAATAGGATTGATCGTGAAGAGCTCTGTCCAAATACTGCGAAATGTTCCCTGAGCGTAGAAGCAATTCTGAACAACCCGATGCATCTGCATCGCATAGAGGTGCAGGTTACTGATATTAACGATAATGCTCCATCCTttattgaaaatgaaaaaattttaaatatttcagagtCTTCTTCCACTGGGGAGCGATATCTGCTCCCAGTGGCAAACGATGCAGACACGGGCAGCAACTCGGTAAAAAGCTACAAGCTTGGTCCAAATGAATATTTCTCATTGGACGTGCAGAGCGGCGGACAGCACAGTGAGTCTGCTGAATTAGTACTGCAAAAATCtttagacagagagaaaaaatctGTTATTCACCTTGTTTTAACAGCTCTGGACGGAGGAAAACCTCCCCGATCTGGAACATTAAGGATAGTTGTGCATGTTATGGATATAAATGATAATTCTCCAGTATTTAGTCAGCCTCTGTATAAGGCCCAGGTAACTGAAAATACCCAGTTTCAGACCTCTATAGTCACTGTAAGTGCCACAGATTTAGATGAGGGAATAAACAGTGAAATACTGTATTCGTTTATTAAAAGGGGAAATTTCAAACCAGAAGCTTTATTCTCAATAAACCCAGGCACGGGGGAAATAACTGTAGTAGGAGAAGTAGACTATGAAGAGAATACAGCATATGATATTCGTATACAGGCAAGAGATAAAGGTACGCCATCACGAAGTACGCATGGTAAATTGTTAGTGGAAGTAATTGATGTGAATGACAATACGCCTGAAATCACTGTAACTTCTCTTATGAGCCCAGTTAAAGAAGATGCAGAGATAGGTACAGTTGTGGCTTTGGTGACTGTAACAGACAAAGATGGGGGCAGTAATGGACTCACCAGTGCTAAACTTCTTGGGGTGGTGCCTTTTAAACTCAAGGTAAATTACaaaaattattattcattaaCAGTTGATGGGCCTCTAGACAGAGAGAGTATTTCTCAATATAATGTAACCATGATAGCCACTGATGAAGGCACTCCACCTCTTTCTAGTACTAGTGTTATTCCTGTTCACATTTCTGATGTGAATGACAATGCCCCTTTATTCTCAGAACCTGTTGTTAATGTATATGTAAAAGAGAATAGTGCAGTGGGAGCTATTATATCAACAATTACTGCCGTCGACCCTGATTTAGTGGAAAATGCTAAAGTGACATATTCCCTGCTCAGTGACTTTTCAAAAAGTATTCCAATAACCTCTGTTGTAAATATAAACTCAGAGACTGGAGATATTATCAGCCTGCAGTCTTTTAACTACGAGGAGTTAAAAAGTTTCAACTTTAAAGTTCAGGCCACAGACTCTGGTGTTCCTCCACTCAGCAGCAACGTAACTGTCAACGTTTTAATCCTGGATGAAAATGACAACAGTCCCATGATTCTCGCGCCATATTCTGAGCACGGCTCCGTTAACAGTGAGAACATCCCCTATTCTGCTGAAGCGGCATACTTTGTGGCAAAAATCAGGGCTGTAGACGCAGACTCTGGATACAATGCGCTGCTTTCTTATCACCTGTCTGAGCCCAAAGGAAACAACCTGTTCAGGATCGGAACCAGCACCGGGGAGATCAGGACTAAGAGGAGAATGAGTGACAATGACCTCAAAACTCACCCCTTGGTGGTCTTGGTCTCTGATAACGGAGAACCCTCCCTGTCAGCTACTGTGTCTATTGATGTGGTGGTGGTTGAAAGCACGGCTGAAATCCAGACTCAGTTCAGACATGTGCCTGTAAAGGAGGATAGCTTCTCGGATTTGAACCTGTATCTGCTGATCGCCATTGTGTCAGTGTCCGTCATCTTTCTGCTCAGCCTCATCACTTTAATAGCAGTCAGATGTCACAGGACAGACGGCACTTTCAGCAGGTACAGCGCCCCCATGATCACCACCCACCCTGATGGGAGCTGGTCTTACTCTAAAGCTACTCAGCAGTATGACGTGTGTTTCAGCTCAGACACGCTCAAGAGTGACGTAGTGGTCTTCCCCGCCCCATTTCCACCTGTAGATGGAGAACTGATCAGTATTAACGAAGGAGACACTTTTACAAGAACTCAAACATTACCTAACAAAGAGAAGGTAAGAATGTTGACACATTCAGTGCACAAAGGtgaatgatttttttccctcccaaaTTATCCTGTATCAGCTTTttacttagaaaaaaaatcttgcaaCACATATTAACTtcaggtaggtaggtaggtaggtaggtaggtaggtaggtaggtaggtaggtaggtagatagatagatagatagatagatagatagatagatagatagatagatagatagatagatagatagatagatagatagatagatagatagatagatagatagatagatagatagatagatagatttatTGCTGTCCTCTTTAAATGTGTCCAATgggactgtagaactgcttgTGTCTTTTTAGCAGGTGGTAAATCAAAATGTTATTCCAAATAAAACCCTCAATGCGTTCAGCATCTCtttttatgctgtttttttttttattgtttatgatTACCACAAGATGTCGCCAACAGCTCATGGCATTaaaacggggggggggggggggtgttctgTTCGACGCTCCTCCCTTTACAGTGGGTTTGTAATTCTTTCTTTGTCACAGCAGTAGCAGAAAATCCTCCCTGTATTTAAGGGCAATAGACTGGACGTACTCTTATCGCGCAATGTTACCGTCTGCGTGATTTTTTGTCTAATTAACTTGGTTAGTAGGATATGACGAAAATGCTACAAGGGACTATTTTCCGGAACTGGATTTATTATTTGTCCCCTGTATTTTACATATGGAGTGAAGCGGCGGCACAGATTGTGTATACTATTACGGAGGAGTCGAGCCCGGGTACCAGTGTGGGAAATTTGGCAAAGGATTTACATCTAGATGTTAATGAACTGGAAGCCAGAGGTTTTCAAATTTCAGGACCTAATACGAGGTATTTCCAAGTAAACGTTAAGACGGGAGTACTGTTGGTGAAAGACAGAATAGACCGAGAGGAGCTATGTTCTCGAAATGTGAAGTGCTCACTGGAAGTAGAAGCCATTGTGAGCTCCCCGCTGAATCTATATCGATTCGAGGTTAAAATTTTGGATGTAAACGACAATGCGCCCTTGTTTCGGATACCGGAGGTTGTTTTGAACGTCTCCGAGTCAGCGTTTCCTGGTGAAAAATTCGCTCTCCCAAAGGCATTTGATGCAGATGTCGGAAGTTATTCAGTGAAGAGCTACAAGCTGAGCCAAAATGAGCATTTCA
Coding sequences within it:
- the LOC101465246 gene encoding protocadherin alpha-2 isoform X14 → MYILPKEEHVWIRIVVFLCLWHWAASQLAYSISEEVNKGTVVGNLAKDLNINVQELENRDLRVVSSYSKTYLNVNLRSGNLLVEERIDREELCPLTIKCSLKLQAFLSNPMTAHRVEVNILDVNDNSPAFLESRYYLNISESSLTGERYFLPVAVDADIGSNSVKTYKLSQNEHFSLDVQSGGEHGVSAELVLQKALDREKQSVINLILTAVDGGKPPRTGSLQIHVNVIDVNDNIPAFSKLLYKVRVKENVTPGTLVIKLNATDLDEGMNSKILYSFIKRGNIDPSNIFDLNSETGEITVKGGLDYEETPAYEVRVQATDQGTVPRSAQAKLLIEIIDMNDNPPQISVTSLMTPVKEDAELGTIVAFITVSDKDGGKNGVTSCKVVGSVPFNLKSNYKNDYSLVVDGPLDRETTSVYNVTITATDEGAPPLSSNKVITVHVSDVNDNPPRFTEPVINVYVKENSPTGSVIYTVNAFDADLDVNAKVTYTLLDSSLKNIPVSSILNINSETGDIVSMQSFNYEELKTFHFKVQATDSGVPPLSSNVTVNVLILDENDNNPTILAPYSEHDAVNSENIPYSAEAGYFVAKIRAVDADSGYNALLSYHLSEPKGNNLFRIGTSTGEIRTKRRMSDNDLKTHPLVVLVSDNGEPSLSATVSIDVVVVESTAEIQTQFRHVPVKEDSFSDLNLYLLIAIVSVSVILMLSLITLIAVRCHRTDGTFSRYSAPMITTHPDGSWSYSKATQQYDVCFSSDTLKSDVVVFPAPFPPVDGELISINEGDTFTRTQTLPNKEKPKAPNSDWRYSASLRAGGVMQSSVHMEESSVMQGAQGVLVQNWPTASSAADGEGGEVSPPMGAGVDSNSWHFRYGPGGPGAPPQHLKPGEVPPEAFIIPGSPAIISIRQNQGGEDDKSDFITFGKKEEAKKKKKKKKEKKDKKDKGKDDGDE
- the LOC101465246 gene encoding protocadherin alpha-8 isoform X20 gives rise to the protein MGSIRNNEILCLPIVLLLSGWSVAQISYSVSEEVDKGTVTGNLAKDLNVNVRDLQTRNLNVVSGYSKRYFEANFKTGDLYVNERIDREELCPNVIKCTLNLEVILSNPMVLRRIEVTIADLNDNAPAFVEKSFSLNISESSPAGEHFLLPLALDADTGSNSVKTYRLSANEYFSLDIQGGGEHTASAELVQQKALDREKQAVVKLTLTAVDGGKPPNTGSVQIIVHVLDANDNTPMFSKTLYKARVNENAPAGSLVIQLNATDLDEGDNGRVIYTFVKRANFDPADLFFINAETGEITVKGHLDYEAQSAYDIHVQATDRGPSPRRANGKLLVEIVDVNDNAPEIVVTSLMNPVREDTAIGSVVALVTVTDKDGGKNGQTRGKLAGSTPFKLISNYKNYYSLVVDRTLDREQRPVYNVTIIANDEGTPSLSASSVVNVDISDVNDNAPGFAEPAINIYVKENRPVGARLYTINAVDPDINENAKVTYSLEGDSNSIPVNLFVSINSETGDLISLQSFNYEELKTFHFKVQATDSGVPPLSSNVTVNVFILDENDNNPTILAPYSEHGSVNSENIPYSAEAGYFVAKIRAVDADSGYNALLSYHLSEPKGNNLFRIGTSTGEIRTKRRMSDNDLKTHPLVVLVSDNGEPSLSATVSIDVVVVESTAEIQTQFRHVPVKEDSFSDLNLYLLIAIVSVSVIFLLSLITLIAVRCHRTDGTFSRYSAPMITTHPDGSWSYSKATQQYDVCFSSDTLKSDVVVFPAPFPPVDGELISINGGDTFTRTQTLPTKEKPKAPNSDWRYSASLRAGGVMQSSVHMEESSVMQGAQGVLVQNWPTASSAADGEGGEVSPPMGAGVDSNSWHFRYGPGGPGAPPQHLKPGEVPPEAFIIPGSPAIISIRQNQGGEDDKSDFITFGKKEEAKKKKKKKKEKKDKKDKGKDDGDE
- the LOC101465246 gene encoding protocadherin alpha-2 isoform X3 — protein: MFRNYYFVHCVAATRRGGQRLTMWIKIIALLCLCDASAAQLSFSVAEEVDKGTVVGNIAKDLHINVNELEKRDLRIVSGNSNKHFDVDLKTGALYVCNRIDREELCPNTAKCSLSVEAILNNPMHLHRIEVQVTDINDNAPSFIENEKILNISESSSTGERYLLPVANDADTGSNSVKSYKLGPNEYFSLDVQSGGQHSESAELVLQKSLDREKKSVIHLVLTALDGGKPPRSGTLRIVVHVMDINDNSPVFSQPLYKAQVTENTQFQTSIVTVSATDLDEGINSEILYSFIKRGNFKPEALFSINPGTGEITVVGEVDYEENTAYDIRIQARDKGTPSRSTHGKLLVEVIDVNDNTPEITVTSLMSPVKEDAEIGTVVALVTVTDKDGGSNGLTSAKLLGVVPFKLKVNYKNYYSLTVDGPLDRESISQYNVTMIATDEGTPPLSSTSVIPVHISDVNDNAPLFSEPVVNVYVKENSAVGAIISTITAVDPDLVENAKVTYSLLSDFSKSIPITSVVNINSETGDIISLQSFNYEELKSFNFKVQATDSGVPPLSSNVTVNVLILDENDNSPMILAPYSEHGSVNSENIPYSAEAAYFVAKIRAVDADSGYNALLSYHLSEPKGNNLFRIGTSTGEIRTKRRMSDNDLKTHPLVVLVSDNGEPSLSATVSIDVVVVESTAEIQTQFRHVPVKEDSFSDLNLYLLIAIVSVSVIFLLSLITLIAVRCHRTDGTFSRYSAPMITTHPDGSWSYSKATQQYDVCFSSDTLKSDVVVFPAPFPPVDGELISINEGDTFTRTQTLPNKEKPKAPNSDWRYSASLRAGGVMQSSVHMEESSVMQGAQGVLVQNWPTASSAADGEGGEVSPPMGAGVDSNSWHFRYGPGGPGAPPQHLKPGEVPPEAFIIPGSPAIISIRQNQGGEDDKSDFITFGKKEEAKKKKKKKKEKKDKKDKGKDDGDE